From the Rhizomicrobium palustre genome, the window GGAAGCGACAGCGACCTGGCAAGCCAAGGCGGTTGGTCCCTTCGATGCCCAACTGACCCTTCGTCTCTTTCGGCTCCAGGATGGCGGGGAAGTGAAGACATATGCCTTGGGCGATGTGGCCTCTTTAGCCGCGGCCGATCGTGTGATCACCCAGGCAGGAAAGCTCGTCGCCTATTACCGCAGTCATTACCGGCGCGCCGCCGGAGAGCGCGTCATCCATTTGGTGGAAGAGCCGCCTTATGGCGATATCGCGGGCGCCAATATGATTGGGCTGGCCGAAGAGCGCTGGCGGGGCATCAAGGATGATGGCGACGAGATCGAAACACTCGCCCATGAACTGGTGCACGCTTTTGTGCAAACCCCGACGGCCAAGACCGACGCGCTTTATGCATTCCAGATCGAAGGCTTCCCGAGTTATTTCCACCTTCCGGCCCTCGGGAGCCTGTTGGGCGAGGGCTGGTATAACGCTCAACTCGATCACGTCGAAAAAGCCTATCTCGAGCGGCGCGCGACGGGAAAATATCGCGGCGAAACCATGCCGCCGGAAAAAGCCATACTGGCGCTCACCGCCGATGACATCAGCGCGTATAAGGACGTCTTCGTGCTTAATGACCGGGCGCTGCTGTTTTGGGACTATCTGCGGCGCAAGGCCCCGCCTTCGGCCTATGATGGCTTTGTGCATGCGTTAACCGCCGCGCCAAATGTGTCGGCGGACAGTTTCTTTGCCCTGCTTGGCCAATATATGCCGGAGCTTGTGCCGGACGCGCATAGCTGGCTCGAAACCACCGCATTTCCAGACGCATTCCGGCGTCAGCAAAGCTAGCGCCAGCCGCTCATTTCGGAGTACGTGCAACTAGAAAAAGGGCGGCAATTTTGTCGCCCTTTTGTTTTGATTTTCAGGTCGCGGTTAAACTTTTGTCTACATCCGTAAGGCAGCATGCGCCCCCTCAGAATGAGACCTAGCGGGAGGGGTATTATGGCGATTTGCCGTTTTGGTCCGACGAGCGATGTGTTCATTACCGAAGACGGTTCGACGCTCGAATGTTGCGCCTGCAAGCTGAACAACCGGGCGATCTATTCGACGCCGCTCAGAGCCGAAATGCTGCACCACATGAAAGATCATCTTGGCGCGGGTCACAAAGTGCCGCCCGAAGTGCTGGTGGAACTCGCCCAAACGCCGAAGTGGTAGACTAAGGTATCAGTACCGTCGCGCCGGTGGTTTGGCGCGATTGCAGGGCTTGGTGTGCGGCACGGGCATCCTTTAATTCAAAGCGCTGGTTGACCGCGATTTTCACCGCGCCGGTCGCCAGCACCGCGAAAAGATCATCGGCCATGGCCTGTAGCTCTTGCGGCGTGGACGCGTAGTGAAACAGCGTCGGGCGGGTGAGATAGAGCGAGCCTTTCTGGCTTAAGAGCGTCGGCGAAAAGGGGTCTACCGCGCCGCTGGAATTGCCGAAGCTGACCATCAGCCCGCGCGGCGCCAGACAATCGAGCGAGCCTGCGAAGGTATCCTTGCCGACTGAGTCATAAACGACGGCGAGACCTTTGCCGCCATTGGCTTCCTTCACCTTGGCGACCCAATCATCCTGATTGAGATTCAAGACGAGATCGCAGCCGTTTTCCTGGGCGAGCGCGATTTTGGAATCCGAGCCGACTGTGCCGATCACCCGAGCGCCAAGATGCTTGGCCCATTGGCTGGCGATGAGGCCAACGCCGCCGGCGGCGGAATGAAACAGAATGGTCTCGCCCTTTTTCACCACATAAGTCTGTTTCAGAAGGTACTGCGCGGTGAGGCCTTTCAGCATCGCGGCGGCAGCGGTCTCAAAACCGATTTCATCGGGCAGGTGGATCAG encodes:
- a CDS encoding M1 family metallopeptidase; translation: MRGLVMLGLSALLLGSAAWANEAKSYNIALRFDPGSGAVKATARVALKPEPQAKTLTFYLHDELKVSSLRLNGRKLAFHQGPVAYDFSYDTKANRVEAKVAGLSAKDELEVVYSGRFSPSTARSPSDYMRGDKDGLYLRSYGYSLWFPIFAPDRSSFSPVDFENLRITAPERLRAVFVGEEVTRAVKNGEATATWQAKAVGPFDAQLTLRLFRLQDGGEVKTYALGDVASLAAADRVITQAGKLVAYYRSHYRRAAGERVIHLVEEPPYGDIAGANMIGLAEERWRGIKDDGDEIETLAHELVHAFVQTPTAKTDALYAFQIEGFPSYFHLPALGSLLGEGWYNAQLDHVEKAYLERRATGKYRGETMPPEKAILALTADDISAYKDVFVLNDRALLFWDYLRRKAPPSAYDGFVHALTAAPNVSADSFFALLGQYMPELVPDAHSWLETTAFPDAFRRQQS
- a CDS encoding NADPH:quinone reductase codes for the protein MMKAIRFHETGGPEVLTLEEVELAPPGPGEVTVRLAAIGVNFIETYQRSGLYKLPLPSGLGGEGAGTVEAVGNGVTDFQIGDRVAYCTASPGSYAEAQNVLATKLIHLPDEIGFETAAAAMLKGLTAQYLLKQTYVVKKGETILFHSAAGGVGLIASQWAKHLGARVIGTVGSDSKIALAQENGCDLVLNLNQDDWVAKVKEANGGKGLAVVYDSVGKDTFAGSLDCLAPRGLMVSFGNSSGAVDPFSPTLLSQKGSLYLTRPTLFHYASTPQELQAMADDLFAVLATGAVKIAVNQRFELKDARAAHQALQSRQTTGATVLIP